One window from the genome of Bacillus rossius redtenbacheri isolate Brsri chromosome 17, Brsri_v3, whole genome shotgun sequence encodes:
- the LOC134540763 gene encoding uncharacterized protein LOC134540763, giving the protein MNLWVLVGAVLVGALDGSAASSPHQQRDAVGVVAGAHFEPLTQVMLYTSSVPLNFKVSWPTKLIDIQESIVLLTSCPRDGSNDWCKIFKELKQVMFHSDILISKLNDAAGEDLVYNQDDEREKRGLSFIGEFVRWCCDIAVTSQVESLFLNQKQMAQHVRLMESQILDDHVALANLSNTIFVVNEAMSGVLKRIQFKFVNLTNYLKDLRESMTVKFSGMVQEIGHSFQFQLLLAAQLLKQSHSLTRIEILDQCRSHKIPSVLVTPDHLKQQLQILETILNKDGYRLTISVAQVQKYFHLPICRCHIYQENLYVKLKIPIVHVNSNWKLFQFVAVPFRRKNNTCHLEHEPNFLAVNNEQLVTIQGRNLLDCRPFEDSLCFVPRFSGDAMGSSLCPKALFQGVTAEKLGELCAYRCHSGTHLMITQAGPERYFLTNPVGKLEVQCLVNKNQTLFLAAADRPGAVDIEVPCVCRLYMNDELKINELYPCDFLSKAKFQMIRVIPAAWSKLKKLKILPLTASSHTVFPSLEDCLDEDCPSVIPHLNLVVSRSFARPEELQLRDPVEVVSFLLKHLQSISIFVIGGTLLLIVVRNPYLVGIGTFPRVSAFSENVMLTMEISITVFILGIIMCMILFLLWKWLSLKCKLRKTEEISPTVQTDVATTSGTFNLREKFSENCRLKSKLVSESGEEFHVYLTLCD; this is encoded by the coding sequence ATGAACCTCTGGGTGCTGGTGGGGGCCGTGCTAGTGGGGGCTCTCGACGGTTCGGCTGCCTCTTCCCCTCATCAACAGCGGGACGCAGTCGGAGTAGTGGCCGGGGCCCACTTTGAGCCGTTGACTCAGGTGATGTTATACACTTCTTCGGTCCCACTCAATTTCAAGGTCTCGTGGCCAACCAAACTAATTGATATTCAGGAAAGCATTGTTCTTTTAACTTCCTGTCCCAGGGATGGTTCAAATGATTggtgtaaaattttcaaagaactgAAACAGGTTATGTTTCATTCTGATatcttaatttcaaaattaaatgatgCTGCTGGAGAGGATTTGGTTTACAATCAGGATGACGAGAGAGAAAAACGGGGTCTATCCTTTATTGGTGAATTTGTTAGGTGGTGTTGCGACATCGCAGTCACCAGCCaagttgaaagtttatttttgaatcaaAAACAAATGGCTCAACATGTTAGATTAATGGAATCACAAATTTTAGATGATCATGTTGCTCTGGCTAAtctaagtaataccatttttgTGGTTAATGAAGCTATGTCCGGTGTGCTAAAACGAATTCAGTTTAAGTTTGTTAACCTTACTAATTACCTTAAAGATTTGAGAGAATCTATGACAGTGAAATTTTCTGGAATGGTACAAGAGATAGGGCATTCTTTTCAATTTCAGCTCTTGTTAGCAGCACAACTGCTCAAGCAATCCCATTCTTTGACTCGAATTGAAATTTTGGACCAATGTCGTTCCCATAAGATACCCTCTGTTTTGGTTACTCCTGATCACTTAAAACAGCAACTGCAAATTTTGGAGACTATTTTAAACAAAGACGGTTATAGATTAACTATTAGTGTtgcccaagtacaaaagtattttcatttgcctatttgtcgctgtcacatttatcaggagaacttgtatgtcaaacttaagatacctattgttcatgttaattccaattggaaactatttcagtttgttgcggtacctttccgcaggaaaaataacacttgccacttggagcacgagccaaactttttagccgtaaataatgagcaactggtgaccattcagggtagaaatttgttggattgtcgtcccttcgaagacagtttatgttttgttcccagattttcaggtgatgccatgggaagttctctatgtcctaaagctttatttcagggagtgactgcagagaaacttggtgaactgtgtgcttacagatgccattcgggaacccacctcatgattacgcaagctggtcctgaacggtattttctaactaaccctgttggtaaactagaagtacaatgtttagtgaataagaaccaaaccttgtttttagctgctgcggatcgacctggcgctgtggacattgaggtcccttgcgtttgtcgcttgtacatgaatgatgagcttaaaattaatgaactttatccgtgtgattttctttctaaagccaaattccaaatgattcgtgtgattccagctgcttggtcaaaattaaaaaaattaaagattttacctttaacagcatcttcacacacagtttttccttcattagaagattgtttagacgaggattgtccttctgttattcctcacttgaatttggtcgtttcacgttcctttgcgaggcccgaagaattacagctgcgagacccggtggaagttgtaagctttttgttaaaacatttacaaagtatttctatatttgtgattggtggtactttattactaattgttgtaagaaacccttatctagtggggattggtaccttcccccgcgtatcagcttttagtgaaaatgtcatgttaacaatggagataagcataactgtatttatacttggtataataatgtgtatgattctttttctgctatggaaatggttgtcactcaagtgtaaattacggaaaactgaggaaatctcacctactgtacagactgatgttgcaactacaagtggaacctttaacttacgtgagaaattttctgagaattgtcgattaaaatctaagttggttagtgagtcaggtgaggaatttcatgtttacctcaccctgtgtgattaa